The Solibacillus sp. FSL W7-1464 genome contains a region encoding:
- a CDS encoding DNA polymerase III subunit delta translates to MVNNNTCRCESCGRTNRSVQINPITIDHHTAYLCLACEHVLHLPENKNRFFSLVRSKNRKQANPDMQRAHRILSAFIAVGVLFFVAIAAFGVAKSTDIVTLPLIEADSMLINEYLTFLQLKEYQ, encoded by the coding sequence ATGGTAAATAATAATACTTGTCGCTGTGAAAGCTGCGGCCGTACAAACAGATCAGTTCAGATTAATCCGATAACGATTGACCATCATACAGCATACCTTTGTTTGGCATGTGAACATGTGCTTCATTTACCGGAAAACAAAAACCGTTTCTTCAGCCTTGTACGCAGCAAAAACAGAAAACAAGCCAATCCCGATATGCAAAGAGCACACCGAATACTGTCGGCATTTATTGCAGTTGGTGTTTTATTTTTCGTTGCGATTGCAGCATTCGGGGTAGCGAAAAGCACGGACATTGTGACATTGCCGCTGATTGAAGCTGACTCCATGCTGATAAATGAGTACTTAACCTTTTTACAATTAAAAGAATATCAATAA
- a CDS encoding HAD family hydrolase, with translation MAIKTIIFDLDDTLLFDQHSVKTAFEKTCDYAATKKNVDAQALEEAVRSAARSLYESYPTYDYTVLIGINPFEGLWGTFDDPTPQFQQMKEIVPAYRAEAWTKGLAAEGIEDAALGAELGERFVEERKKAPFFYEDTFAVLDELKGKYELVLLTNGAPSLQNLKLEITPEIVPYFDHIIISGDFGKGKPDASIFEFVMEKAQVSKDEAIMVGDNLMTDILGSSRVGMRNVWINRESKPHNPEIVPTYEVTSLTEFLQLVKTL, from the coding sequence ATGGCTATCAAAACAATTATTTTCGATTTAGATGATACTTTATTATTTGATCAACATTCAGTGAAAACGGCATTTGAAAAGACATGTGACTATGCAGCGACTAAAAAAAACGTCGACGCTCAAGCATTGGAAGAAGCGGTAAGATCGGCAGCGCGCAGTCTATATGAAAGTTATCCTACATATGACTATACGGTTTTAATCGGAATTAACCCATTTGAAGGTCTCTGGGGAACATTTGATGATCCGACACCGCAATTTCAGCAGATGAAAGAAATTGTGCCTGCCTATCGGGCTGAAGCTTGGACAAAAGGTTTAGCGGCAGAGGGAATTGAAGATGCAGCATTAGGCGCAGAACTTGGAGAGCGTTTTGTAGAAGAACGTAAAAAAGCACCGTTTTTCTATGAAGACACATTTGCCGTATTGGATGAATTAAAAGGGAAATACGAGCTTGTGTTATTAACGAACGGTGCACCAAGCTTACAAAATTTAAAGTTGGAGATTACGCCGGAAATTGTCCCGTATTTTGACCATATCATTATTTCAGGTGATTTTGGTAAGGGGAAACCGGATGCTTCAATCTTTGAATTTGTAATGGAAAAAGCGCAGGTTTCTAAAGATGAAGCCATCATGGTCGGCGATAATTTAATGACCGATATTTTAGGATCATCGCGTGTCGGTATGCGCAATGTTTGGATTAACCGCGAAAGTAAACCGCACAATCCGGAAATTGTCCCGACATATGAAGTAACATCACTTACTGAATTTTTACAGTTAGTGAAAACATTATAA
- a CDS encoding DUF3006 domain-containing protein, which translates to MNYNKYTLDRFDGEYAIFLKRPNETEQLLIHHTEIPSELKEGDIVHIKDDGFDYKIELLKEETENQKTRVNNLLQQLKNKE; encoded by the coding sequence GTGAACTACAATAAGTATACGCTGGACCGATTTGATGGAGAATATGCGATTTTTTTAAAACGCCCGAACGAAACGGAGCAGCTCCTTATCCATCATACCGAAATTCCTTCGGAGCTAAAAGAAGGAGATATTGTTCATATTAAGGATGATGGTTTTGACTATAAGATTGAGTTACTGAAAGAAGAAACTGAAAATCAAAAAACACGTGTCAACAATCTATTGCAACAATTAAAAAACAAGGAATGA
- a CDS encoding MBL fold metallo-hydrolase, with product MKKIIGLLLFTLLIVAGCTETTETYEEPLKEMAVHFIDVGQGDSIFIEAPNGKTMLIDGGVKGAGKEVVAYLKAQGVNRLDYVVATHPDADHIGGLISVLNSISIKEFIDSGKVHTSQTYEEMLSLIQAKNIKFTIPEAGDEIQLEDNLIIEVLAADETASDNNDASIVLRAEYQNISFLLMGDADHGVEQELLQKGNDVQATILKAGHHGSNTSSLPEFVEAVSPLATILSYGQDNKYGHPHAEVIDILQKANSEIYSTAEAGTIVITTDGVTYDIDAQQWTGVGATSSIPLPASIKSGEVELISKDVHEEIVVIQNSSNQAVNLEGWKLKSVEGDQVFSFPNISLAPGKKLSITSGPNAKTGTATLEWSKRQIWLNSGDAAQLVNTKGEIVSELQ from the coding sequence ATGAAAAAAATAATAGGATTGTTACTATTCACGTTACTAATCGTAGCGGGATGCACGGAAACAACCGAAACATACGAAGAGCCACTAAAAGAAATGGCCGTCCACTTTATTGATGTAGGACAGGGGGATTCCATTTTCATCGAAGCGCCAAACGGGAAAACGATGCTGATTGACGGAGGCGTAAAGGGTGCCGGTAAGGAAGTTGTCGCCTATTTAAAAGCACAGGGAGTCAACCGGTTGGATTATGTAGTCGCTACACACCCGGATGCCGATCATATTGGTGGCCTGATTTCAGTGCTGAATTCCATTTCTATTAAGGAATTTATCGATTCCGGAAAAGTACATACGTCTCAAACATATGAAGAAATGCTAAGCCTCATTCAAGCTAAAAATATTAAGTTTACGATTCCTGAAGCAGGTGATGAAATTCAGCTTGAAGACAATCTTATTATAGAAGTACTTGCGGCAGACGAAACGGCTTCTGATAATAATGACGCTTCAATCGTACTGCGCGCGGAATACCAGAACATTTCGTTTTTATTAATGGGAGATGCCGACCATGGGGTAGAGCAGGAGCTTTTACAAAAAGGCAACGATGTACAGGCAACAATTTTAAAAGCAGGTCATCACGGATCGAATACTAGCAGCTTGCCTGAATTTGTAGAAGCAGTGAGCCCGCTTGCAACAATATTAAGCTATGGACAGGACAATAAATACGGTCATCCGCATGCAGAAGTAATCGATATATTGCAAAAAGCAAACAGTGAAATATATAGTACTGCAGAAGCCGGAACGATTGTGATTACAACAGATGGGGTAACATATGACATAGATGCACAGCAGTGGACAGGTGTCGGGGCAACGAGTTCAATACCGTTACCAGCTTCAATAAAGAGCGGTGAAGTGGAGCTTATCAGCAAAGATGTGCATGAAGAAATTGTTGTCATCCAGAATAGCAGTAATCAAGCAGTTAATTTGGAAGGCTGGAAACTGAAATCCGTTGAAGGCGATCAAGTATTTAGTTTCCCGAATATTAGTTTGGCGCCAGGGAAAAAGCTTTCGATTACGAGTGGTCCCAATGCAAAAACAGGTACGGCTACACTGGAATGGTCGAAAAGGCAAATATGGCTAAACAGCGGTGATGCAGCCCAACTAGTCAATACGAAAGGGGAGATTGTAAGTGAACTACAATAA